The nucleotide sequence AGTCGAAGAGTGTGCAGCATTGTCGGATCTTCTGTATGAACAGCTCCTCCCGTTCACTAGCGGCCGTTTCTAAGGCAATACAAACAAAAACATAATCAGATTACTTGCCATCACATGATATGTCTTCTATAATAAAGCATACGAAATGAATCTTAatacaaagtatatataaaacGTACAACTCTACTACTAAACGACCAACAAAAGCAGGCAAGCGAAACTCAAAACGAAAGTAATGAAGATCAGAAAAAAGGATCAAGTAGTTCAAGAAGGGCCTCAAGGCCCAAGGGCAATGGGATAGGGCAACTCCTCCCATAGCCTTTGGCCCGGAGCCACTTTGGATAGCAACCTCGCAGTGCAGGCAGCGCCAGGGCAACCGAAGCGGTGGGTGGCGAGTAGAACAGATTCCGGTCGCGAGCCCTTCCTGGACTGCCCGTCAGCTGTTGCAGCGTCTGGGGCGATGCCTGGAGACCCGCCGGATGACCTCCTGGAGGACCCGGGAGTATGTCACCGTTCTGCCGGATGCTCAGGCTGGACGTGGTCACCACCAGGGTGGAGGCGTTCGATGGCGCCAAGACTGCCGATGGCGCGGGTGCGGCCCCGCCATTGCGCTGGCCAATTCCCAATGAGATGCTAATGCCGCCCACCAGATTCTGGGCCACCGTCGGACGCAGCTCCTCTGCGGGCATATCGCTGATTGTGGAAATGGCAACGACGGCGGCGGCGGACGACGGCACCACCGGCGTGGCGgaggatgaggatgatgaggaggaggtggccgccgctgctgccgccgccgcagCACTAGTGCCCACATTCTTGGTGGCATTCAGTATGTTCTTAATGGCCGCGGCCGCGCTCACAGGTGACTGGAGGATGAGGTAGCGATGAAATGAGAGCAGAGTAGTTTTTTGGTTTATCAACTTTCGGTTCGTTCAATTGGGAAGCAGATAGTGTGTGGTTTTAGTGAAATGAAACTGACTGACTGGATTAGCTTTAATGAGGGCCtgagaaaattttaaaaacccTGATCTGATCGTTTAACTTAGTACTCGGCTTCTTTAggtaaacatatatatttacatttttatcaaaaaacaaattactTTTCAAggaataattaattttttttatgaaattttataatatcCTAATTATTCCTATCCCAAAAGCTGATACAGTCAGTGAAAGTTTTGAAGAAAGTGTCATATCTGTGATTTCGGTGGTGCGGAATTGGTTACGTGTGGAGTATTGTGGATTCGTTGGGTGTTGGGTTCGCTGAGTGTGTGTAGGCATAACCAAGCTGCAAACCTTGCTGGCGGCGATGGAGCTGGCTGCGTTGTTGGTGGCGGTGGATGAGGAAGCTGATGAGGAGGACGCCGCCGAGGCGGAGGAAGCGGCAGCGGCTGCCGCCGAAGCTGCGGCGGATGTGGCCGCCGAGAAGTGTTGCGCCAGAGTGGACACTAGCGAGCTGCCAGTATTCGTGGGGCCCGCTGTCGTCGAGCTACCCACTCCAGATCCCGATCCGGAGGATCCTGCTCCTGCCGTGTTCTTCGACATGCCGGCATTCGAGGATAGCGACAACGAAGAAGTGGAGGACTGCGATCCAAATGGCGAGGAGGCTATTAGAGCCGCTGCCGCCGAATTGGCCCCACCGCCGTAGGTGGCCGCCGAGGATGAGGCCGAGGAATTGGCCGCCGCCGAGGCTAGCGAGGATGAGGCCGCCTGGGAGAGCGATGAGAGGGCCGAGGCCGAGGAATTGGAGCTGGTGGACGAGGACGAGGGTGAGGAGGATGTGGTGGGTGCTCCTGATCCGGCTGCCGATGCTCCGGCTCCTGCCTCGGGTGGCGAGAGGGGCGTTTTCCGCCCCTCAAACTTGGCCTTCAGCTCCTCCACGCTGGTGAACTTGAATCTGCTGCCggcctgttgctgctgctgatgctccTGACCCTGCTGATCCCGATCCTGATCCTCCAACTCGTCGTCGGCCAGCTGATCTAGGCCACTGTGAAACGATGGCGATTTGGGTATACGTATGCCGAGGGCATAATACCCGGCTGCAATCGGCTGAGGATCCTGCTCCTTGCTGGCGGATCTAATGACAGCCGGTTTGGATTGCTCCTGTCGCTGGGTAGGATGTTGCTCCTGCTGATTCTGCTGTtcctgctgatgttgctgctgtttgGGACCTTTGAGCCCGTTGCCCGTCAGCAGCATAGCACCGAAGACCATCTCATTAGTGCCGGCACTTGGTACAAATCGGCACTCGGACTTTAATCTTGATTCGAAACgcctttttctttttttcttcaGCCGCCCCCGCCGACCAACAACAACACATGAGAAACACTACACTAGAAACTCAATTTGGGCACGCTAAGCATGAAACTATAGAATCTGTAATGGAATTGCAATATAGATAATGGTTTTAGATTAATGCCAAATGCGATTATGCGTTGATGGGAACATAAAACGAAATGATATGCtatggaaatgaaaatggaaatgaaCGACAACGCCTCTGGTTAAAAGTTTTCTATTTTCCCAATACAGTGGGCttaaaaaatctataaaaaacttaCGATTTGAAGGGGGAAAAATCAGGGAAAAGGAGAGGAGAGCAATTAACTAGGGGAACGAATATTCTCaactaatatttaaatttttgggGGCTCTCGATGTTGCACGGTCTTGAAACGgttcttttttgtttcttCGACTGCTGCGCCAATCGGAAAAATCGATATCGAGAGAACGAAATGGAGAGAAATTcaaaagagagagagaaaaaaTGAGTGGGTGGGTGGGTGATTGGGAGAGCGGTAGAGTGGGAGAGAGCCACAACAACAATTAAAcctaataaaacaaaaatattgaacAAGCAAAATGTGTTTATTCGATTCGTAAGTCGAAACCGCCCAATCAATTAGCGGAAAGGTAAGCGAATAACAATTCGACGATATTAATactacacagaaaaaaaatcagATCTTTATAAAATCGAAAAACATTAGTAAAAATAAGTAATTCAATATTTATGTAACGTGATGAGAGATGATTTAACAGAGTTGCATACTATTTTATTTCGCTGAAGATAGGAAATACCCTTAAAAAACAAAGCCCGAGTTCAAATACAACCGCTGATAAatgattttttgattttttcagCCTAATAAATATAGATTTGATATTTGCTTATTAAATTGCTAAGATTGTGAAGATCTTTTTATGATATGGGAGTTCTGGTATATGTTGCTGCAAATGATGTGTAAAAAAATCgcaatattaattttttccgGTTTATGAGAGGCTGCGAAGAGAGCGCATGTGTTGAAGTTTCGCAGATGGAGAAAGAGAGCTTGCGAGAGGTGTAAATGATGCGGCTGAGGATGTGCGGGTGTGTGGGTGGGCCGTGCGTCAGTGTTGCCACCCACCTAATCAGACGACACTCCCTTGACCTTTAACTTTCGCGTACGTGATtaacaaataataaacaaattgcAACAGCTGAGCGAAATTAATCAAGCGCCGCTAACAAAAGC is from Drosophila suzukii chromosome 3, CBGP_Dsuzu_IsoJpt1.0, whole genome shotgun sequence and encodes:
- the wrd gene encoding uncharacterized protein wrd isoform X1 codes for the protein MVFGAMLLTGNGLKGPKQQQHQQEQQNQQEQHPTQRQEQSKPAVIRSASKEQDPQPIAAGYYALGIRIPKSPSFHSGLDQLADDELEDQDRDQQGQEHQQQQQAGSRFKFTSVEELKAKFEGRKTPLSPPEAGAGASAAGSGAPTTSSSPSSSSTSSNSSASALSSLSQAASSSLASAAANSSASSSAATYGGGANSAAAALIASSPFGSQSSTSSLSLSSNAGMSKNTAGAGSSGSGSGVGSSTTAGPTNTGSSLVSTLAQHFSAATSAAASAAAAAASSASAASSSSASSSTATNNAASSIAASKSPVSAAAAIKNILNATKNVGTSAAAAAAAAATSSSSSSSSATPVVPSSAAAVVAISTISDMPAEELRPTVAQNLVGGISISLGIGQRNGGAAPAPSAVLAPSNASTLVVTTSSLSIRQNGDILPGPPGGHPAGLQASPQTLQQLTGSPGRARDRNLFYSPPTASVALALPALRETAASEREELFIQKIRQCCTLFDFSEPLSDLKWKEVKRAALHEMVDFLTNQNGVITETIYPEAINMFAVNLFRTLPPSSNPNGAEFDPEEDEPTLESSWPHLQLVYELFLRFLESPDFQPNMAKRFIDHQFVLQLLDLFDSEDPRERDFLKTVLHRIYGKFLGLRAFIRKQINNVFYRFIYETEHHNGIAELLEILGSIINGFALPLKEEHKQFLLKVLLPLHKAKSLSVYHPQLTYCVVQFLEKDPSLSEAVIKSLLKFWPKTHSPKEVMFLNELEELLDVIEPAEFQKVMVPLFRQIAKCVSSPHFQVAERALYYWNNEYIMSLIADNSAVILPIMFPALNRNSKTHWNKTIHGLIYNALKLFMEMDQRLFDECSKNYKQEKQMEREKLSQREELWQQVESLAKTNPEWTKAGRFNDCLPLSDNRALYDQYSENSDLAYDQSEQKARQPPPPLPPQKQALQEPREIRGERNKDKPLLRRKSDLPSDSGTVRALIEHKRTDEYLTTPPPDGNNC
- the wrd gene encoding serine/threonine-protein phosphatase 2A 56 kDa regulatory subunit gamma isoform isoform X2; this translates as MVFGAMLLTGNGLKGPKQQQHQQEQQNQQEQHPTQRQEQSKPAVIRSASKEQDPQPIAAGYYALGIRIPKSPSFHSGLDQLADDELEDQDRDQQGQEHQQQQQAGSRFKFTSVEELKAKFEGRKTPLSPPEAGAGASAAGSGAPTTSSSPSSSSTSSNSSASALSSLSQAASSSLASAAANSSASSSAATYGGGANSAAAALIASSPFGSQSSTSSLSLSSNAGMSKNTAGAGSSGSGSGVGSSTTAGPTNTGSSLVSTLAQHFSAATSAAASAAAAAASSASAASSSSASSSTATNNAASSIAASKSPVSAAAAIKNILNATKNVGTSAAAAAAAAATSSSSSSSSATPVVPSSAAAVVAISTISDMPAEELRPTVAQNLVGGISISLGIGQRNGGAAPAPSAVLAPSNASTLVVTTSSLSIRQNGDILPGPPGGHPAGLQASPQTLQQLTGSPGRARDRNLFYSPPTASVALALPALRETAASEREELFIQKIRQCCTLFDFSEPLSDLKWKEVKRAALHEMVDFLTNQNGVITETIYPEAINMFAVNLFRTLPPSSNPNGAEFDPEEDEPTLESSWPHLQLVYELFLRFLESPDFQPNMAKRFIDHQFVLQLLDLFDSEDPRERDFLKTVLHRIYGKFLGLRAFIRKQINNVFYRFIYETEHHNGIAELLEILGSIINGFALPLKEEHKQFLLKVLLPLHKAKSLSVYHPQLTYCVVQFLEKDPSLSEAVIKSLLKFWPKTHSPKEVMFLNELEELLDVIEPAEFQKVMVPLFRQIAKCVSSPHFQVAERALYYWNNEYIMSLIADNSAVILPIMFPALNRNSKTHWNKTIHGLIYNALKLFMEMDQRLFDECSKNYKQEKQMEREKLSQREELWQQVESLAKTNPEWTKAGRFNDCLPLSDNRALYDQYSENSDLAYDQSEQKARQPPPPLPPQKQALQEPRE